A region of the Chryseobacterium cucumeris genome:
TGCAGAACTTTTATTCAACATTTGGATCCAAATACTCCGCAACCAGTGTTTCAGCATACCCTCAATGGGAAAATCTCGGAAACTGGTATCTTCATCAGTACACCAATGCCGACACGTTTCCGGTAGTAATGGGAAGCTTCTGGTATTTAAAAGTCTATTATGTACTTACCGTTTTCGGTGTACTTATTTTAAGGTTCTTCCCGAAACATATCAATTGGTTCATCGGACTTTGTATTGCTCTAACCTTGCTATTCAATATCTTCCCGGAATATTACCCAACAGGACAAGTGGGATATGTTGCTTTCTACCTTGCTGTTTTTTTAACAGGACACAAAATGCGTGGAAAAAAGATCTCCACCAAAGCAATTCCTGTACTATATGCACTTACAGGAATGGCTCTTATATGGATGTTCTGGTACTATGGAGGAGATATTTTCTACAAAATCAATAGAAATAAATTCCCGCCGAAAATCCCTTATATCATCTGGGCATTATTCTCTCTGGTAACCTTATTTGTTCTTTACAACCGGCTGAAGATCACAAAAGAAAACTTTATTACCTATATCGGGAAGAATGCTATTTTCTTCTATTTTGCACAGGGAATAAGCTCTTCGCTCGTTTATTTCCTGGTAGTTCCACTAAAAGAAAATATGCCATGGAGGCTTTTAATGCTCATTATTTATGGGATTAATATTATTTTAGCCTTCATTATTTCAGCAGGATTGAAAAAAGTAGATGAAACAGGCTGGAGACTTTTAGAATACTTCAGGAAAAACACAGCCATTAATAAATCATAATAATTATATCTTTTAAAGGTCAAAATTTTTAATGAAAGTTTTGGAGAGATCAATTTTTAGTCCAAGAGTAAAAACACTTTTTTCTCTTTCTCCCAATGATGTTTTACCCATAGAAATTCTTTGTTCTGAATAAATCTGGACAAAATTAAAGGGGTGATAAGAAACACCAACAATACAATCATTCCTTTTAAAACCCGGATCCAGATGATACTGCCCGGAAATTATTTCTGTATTTTTTATGTCCGGGACATATAAATTATATCCCGCAAGAATAGAAAACTTATCAAGTTTATATTTTCCAAAAAACTCCAGTCCTTTAGCATTGAATACCATAATTGATTGAGCTACCTCCATTCCAGGGTTCTGATAAAAACTCTGTGAAAAATCTCCGTTTTTATGCAGAACAAAAAGAACACTCCAATCCAAAATTTTCCCGGTGTACTTTGCTCCTAAAGAAAAATAAGTGGGTTGGCCGGTAATACCTATTGCCCCGCCATTCTGTATTAGACGGTCACTCAGAAAAGCCCTGTTATAAGCTGCTCCGGCAAAAAAACCATCTGTAATTTTATATTGAACAGAGCCACCAAATCCATCAATAAAATGATCATTATTTCCCCCTCTGGCCTGGATCTGCCCTCCGATATACAGATTTCCAAAGCGGTTACGGTAAATAAGGGCCTGATCCGCACGTCCTGTTCCGGTTTCTCCACCATCAGTACCTCCGACAAATGTAGCAGATGCTCTTGCCCCAAAAACATTAAACCGGTCAGTGTAAGAAGTGATGTCCCGATAAACACCCCATTGCTTCCCAATGGTAAGGATTCCATATTTCCCCAGATCAATTCCCAAATAACCAAGCCTATTACCGAAAACCTGTCTAGATTGTGAGGATTCTATCGAAACAAATCCACTGGAAAGGCTTCCATCCACATTAAATGAGGTACTTCCACGA
Encoded here:
- a CDS encoding acyltransferase family protein — its product is MNRDLYIDFAKGLATLSIIFIHTAFWSGQFYIPAEVRVFSLVFDVALFYALSGITSGANIEKTLYRLLKLQITYMIFVTFLFFLDYFFKVFGLSFFSMEWLQNFYSTFGSKYSATSVSAYPQWENLGNWYLHQYTNADTFPVVMGSFWYLKVYYVLTVFGVLILRFFPKHINWFIGLCIALTLLFNIFPEYYPTGQVGYVAFYLAVFLTGHKMRGKKISTKAIPVLYALTGMALIWMFWYYGGDIFYKINRNKFPPKIPYIIWALFSLVTLFVLYNRLKITKENFITYIGKNAIFFYFAQGISSSLVYFLVVPLKENMPWRLLMLIIYGINIILAFIISAGLKKVDETGWRLLEYFRKNTAINKS
- a CDS encoding porin codes for the protein MLFSLLFTVKGLPVYGQNVKDSVEISLRPYASLRGHMAVYDHKMELQENASRIGMELNIKKGTLGFIAGGEVQLNMFRGSTSFNVDGSLSSGFVSIESSQSRQVFGNRLGYLGIDLGKYGILTIGKQWGVYRDITSYTDRFNVFGARASATFVGGTDGGETGTGRADQALIYRNRFGNLYIGGQIQARGGNNDHFIDGFGGSVQYKITDGFFAGAAYNRAFLSDRLIQNGGAIGITGQPTYFSLGAKYTGKILDWSVLFVLHKNGDFSQSFYQNPGMEVAQSIMVFNAKGLEFFGKYKLDKFSILAGYNLYVPDIKNTEIISGQYHLDPGFKRNDCIVGVSYHPFNFVQIYSEQRISMGKTSLGEREKSVFTLGLKIDLSKTFIKNFDL